A genomic region of Phragmites australis chromosome 2, lpPhrAust1.1, whole genome shotgun sequence contains the following coding sequences:
- the LOC133904795 gene encoding uncharacterized protein At5g01610-like: protein MDQIMGKVGGYWFSQKAGKEMNSVGDDINSISSSIGDGAKWMVNKIKGKMQKPLPEFIKEYDLPIGLFPQDATNYEFNEETKKLTVYIASACEVGYKDSSVLRFSTCVTGYLEKGKLSDIDGLKTKILIWTKVTAVRTEATKVHFAAGMNKTRNRDAYEVVRDGVGIDKF, encoded by the exons ATGGATCAGATCATGGGGAAGGTGGGCGGATACTGGTTCAGCCAGAAGGCCGGCAAGGAGATGAACAGCGTCGGGGACGACATCAAT TCAATCTCTAGCAGCATTGGGGATGGAGCCAAATGGATGGTCAACAAAATCAAAG GGAAGATGCAGAAACCACTGCCTGAATTTATCAAGGAATATGACCTCCCAATAGGCCTGTTCCCCCAGGACGCGACCAACTACGAGTTCAACGAAGAGACGAAGAAGCTAACTGTGTACATCGCATCAGCCTGCGAGGTTGGCTACAAGGACTCGTCGGTCTTGCGGTTCTCCACCTGCGTGACCGGCTACCTCGAGAAGGGTAAGCTCTCAGACATTGATGGCTTGAAGACCAAGATCCTGATCTGGACCAAGGTGACGGCAGTCAGGACTGAGGCCACCAAGGTACACTTTGCTGCTGGCATGAACAAGACCAGGAATCGGGACGCTTACGAGGTTGTCAGGGATGGTGTTGGCATAGACAAGTTTTAG
- the LOC133909954 gene encoding uncharacterized protein LOC133909954, translated as MSIPGNGHLPASASLPDHSSASDSDAETEADYRPISSAASDSDSDADPDPDAAVPHHRLGETGNGISALDLASNEEGEADEGEENEEGEEGMRPVEAAARAFSENERRRRAPLPAGTAARIVDAMRGVDFPGAPPPWAGSVPEDQWVDRLRSLRAGRPN; from the coding sequence ATGTCCATCCCCGGGAACGGCCACctccccgcctccgcctccctccCCGACCACTCCTCCGCATCCGATTCCGATGCCGAAACGGAAGCTGACTACCGCCCCATCTCCAGCGCGgcctccgactccgactccgacgccgaccCCGACCCGGACGCCGCCGTGCCCCACCACCGCCTCGGTGAGACCGGCAACGGCATCTCCGCCCTGGATCTGGCCTCCAACGAGGAAGGGGAGGCGGACGAGGGAGAGGAGAacgaggagggggaggaaggtATGAGgccggtggaggcggcggcgcgggcgttCTCGGAGAACGAGCGCCGGCGGCGCGCCCCGCTTCCCGCGGGCACCGCGGCGCGGATCGTGGACGCGATGCGCGGCGTTGATTTCcccggcgcgccgccgccgtgggcGGGCAGCGTGCCCGAGGACCAGTGGGTCGACCGCCTCCGCTCCCTCCGCGCCGGACGCCCCAACTGA
- the LOC133904804 gene encoding protein transport protein Sec61 subunit beta-like gives MLANGDAPARGTAAAAASLRRRRTTSGAAAGGGASSMLQFYTDEAAGRKMSPNTVLIMSIGFIAVVAMLHVFGKLYRTSN, from the coding sequence ATGTTGGCCAATGGTGACGCACCAGCCAGAGGgactgcagcagcagctgcaagcTTGCGCAGGCGTAGAACCACGAGCGGTGCCGCTGCTGGAGGTGGTGCCAGCTCAATGCTCCAGTTCTACACTGATGAGGCTGCGGGGCGCAAGATGTCGCCGAACACTGTTCTGATCATGAGCATAGGGTTCATCGCAGTTGTCGCTATGCTGCATGTTTTTGGGAAGTTGTACCGTACCTCCAACTAG